tagatataaataaatacgatatccaaagtttatgaaaatttaaccaTAAAGAGAGTAAAAACAGTGATTAAACGCAATAACGCAAAATAGGAGTTCATTTTTAAAGGTAGAAGCAAAAGAGGATATGAACTaggtgaaaaattatttcacgtatagaaagcttcattatcagcgagtaacatgggctcgtttcaaaataattaatatttcgaactaaaataattaaatcgacgaaattgtgaacaaaaggaggataagttttaatctatatgtatttaaaattgaggttgcccagcgaagcggttTGTTCATAGTTAGtttaagtataatataataaaaagtaggGAATAAGAGTCGATAttacattgtattttttatttttatacttgtttaaaataacttttgtttgaaattaaaagaataataattgataaaataataataattattattattattatgataaattgatATGGAATATGTAATAAGTAATATACGTATGaagaagtaaataatatttataataaagaagTGAATGTGatgtgatgatattatattatatacccaCCAAGACATAAGAAGGTGGGTTCCCCGGCGTATTGTGTGGGATGTGCCGGGGCTCTGTCCCCGGGTAACATGTATGGGCACCGTTGTTCGACGGTCTGACACACGGAGCGACAAGGCCTGACGCGTCGTCGTCCACTCCTGCTTCCACTACCACTAATACTGCTGCTTCTACTTTTACTATTACTACCGCTGATATTGCTGCCACTACCACCTCTTTTTACATCGGCCGCCGCTGACATTGTTGTGCTTGTTGTAGTACTGCTACTACTACTGCTGCTGTTTGTGCTACTGCTGTTGTTGCCACTATTTGTGTTGGCAAAATGTGGTACTAATGAACTGCATACCCAACGCCGGTATGCTTCCTATTaacagaaaagaaaagaaaaacgaaTTAAAGTGGTGGAAATTTGTTTATGTTATgtagaagttttttattttcactataCCCGGCGTATATTTTGTACGTACAGAATGAACTAATAAAACTATtaccatgaacacttttcggtAAAAAtactatgataggagtgtttaaaaatcaataaaatttcattaaaaatacatttcatcTGGCTATCAGAaggttaattgaaaataatagatccggaaaaaattgacttaaaaattacacggaaaattttaaagacccggagtattgttgtaattacgactTGGTTGGGTTTAGTTTGTCGACTATGGAAAAGGTGGTTAGGTTCTATCGTTTTTGGCCTCtgtgttcaaaaatgggacagtattacagaaatttttatcggtctattttttccgattctACTCTTTTCTAAATCAATATTGGTGAGTTACCTTATAGTAGATTTACTTTATAccagaagttaaaaaaaccttttgtaTCCCGTCAATTTCTCGAAGCCTTACGTGTTTATTTCTGTGCGGCATTTATGTTATTCGCTTTGAATACTTATGGaaagttagtatccagcaacgtcgtacatatttgctggtgcagagGTGAGATACCAAGTGGTATGACATCAATAATTTAACCTGTACCCCGCAAAgctgacgccatggtgcttaaacttacttttacatataggaacATCCTTTTGAACATGCTTCCTAGAACTTTTTATTAGCGAATAGTAATTGTACAAGAGGTTCCCAACTCAGCCGTGAGAACCTTTTAGATATGAAGTCTGTTGGatagaataatgaaaaaaatgacattttgaaGACATAGGCAATTTTGGAACAATCATAGTCCTTAAAAAGAAACGATTCGTAATTCACACAGCAAAAATTTGACTAATTTGGTTTTTCGGCTTAGTCtttggtataataaatttattttctctgtAAACCATGGAAACACTAAAAATGACTTATCACAGATTATATTAAAAGGTATCGCCAACTTTtgtaaatgaatgttttttattattatatacacataaaaatctattttgcttttatttatcttaaaattggaaaatttcttTCTTGTGAACACACATGAGAATGAGAAAGCAAAGAAAATTCCGACCGATTCATTGGTTAATTTGACTAAGTAAGTGACTATAAAGTGTGCTTctaatccaattaatctacggaggaccaatgttaaatttgacaaaattgctatcaaaaaacaaacattcttaattTTCGCTTTGTTTAAGTGTGTTTGACGATATTTTGTTCTCAAATTGTGGCGCCACAGTTATCGTACTCTCCCCCCTTAGCTATAGCTAAAGTTGTAAAAAACAACTACTCTATTTAAAGTGCTCTGTCTTTTATCAGTAAGCTCGAGATGGTATCCGGATTACCTAGCAAGTCAAGATGAAGTTCAATGTATCTAAAATATGCTATCATTCTGCACCCTTTTAGACctacaaaattttacttacactacaaaaattttttcattttcaatgaaaattgtccaccgtttatataaatttgttgtaaGTGTTTTTAATTATGGTTATACCTGTTTTTGTAGagctttcaaaataaattattatgttactgtttattgtttattataaaaaattgcatttaatttcttttttctttttagaacataaaattattaatgaatggCCTCAAATAGGTCCAGAAGTACTGGAGAATCAATTATATGGCGTAGACGTAATATTTATCGTCGACGTTATAGTTATTACGATAACATATTTCGTGAAATACGTCATTATCAACGGACAACAAATTCATTAGTGCCAAAAGCAGCAATTGTACGGGTGATTAAAAGTATATTACCGCAACATATACGTATACAACGGTCAGCTGTTGAAGCATTACAAGAATCTGTTGAGGTGtatattgttcaatttttaagtgATTCTGACTTATGTACGTTTAATGCTAAGAGAAGAACATTAATGACCAAAGATATGTTATTGACACGTCGCATACGTGGTCGGgctgatattattaataaataaagtttgaataaaaaatatcattattttattataaataatctaGAAGTAAAATAGTAATTTCATAGAGATAATTGTTTCAAAACTCGATTTACTCCAGATTATTATGTCACTTCATACAATGTAGTTAAGGGTACTCCACATTAAAATTCAAAGTCCTAATGTGTAAGTGGATCAATTATTGTATAGTAAATACGTTTCGTCTGACAAAGTACTTAACACCGAAAAGAATTAGCTCGTCGttaaattgatttctttttattcGTGGTCTCATATTAAAAAAGAGGAAATGGAAACGGGAGTTATTGATCTGGAACGGGAGTTTAGACCGGAAATCGCTAATTTTTATCGACAGCTGAATAAATTCGGAAGAAGTGATCTATCTCTCTAAAGTAGGTGTCATGGGGAGAAGTTAAAATCtgtgtcatttttattttaaatttgattggtTACTTTAAATTGATCGcgtgatttaaatttaatttagaaaaataaaaaatttttatttacaaaacagtaatctcattattatttttacttattgttgttgtttacatttaatcatgcacacgatatttacatcatggtcgaCATGGtcattcgactatattttgatataatatgttacatacaggcgtaaactaaatattgacaaacatCTTgactagtaatcttaattaaagagaattgaaaaaaatacactcgaaccaggactcgaactcggacttcttggattcatgtcaagtgccctaccaattaggctattctagttctagacacgaatgcaattttttcaactcaatgaattttttaaatttgtttatccacttatttattatatattattacttattgttgttgtttacatttaatcatgcacacgatatttagatcatggtctattcgactatattttgatataatatattatacaggcgtaaactaaatattgacaaatatcttgtctagtaatcttaatcccaccaaaaacataaatgtgaaaaaggcgtagatgtcacagaaccccaataaactcaattacgtcagcccaaaaaagttgtgaaatcccgtagagaaaaaaattcttcgaaaaaaatttataaaaatggcataaatttattgagtaacttttccgtaaagaagcattaaagtattacattaacaaattttcggtgacttcatacctacacgcacctgtataggagaacaaaagataatcgttaaccccctactatctccctcctcccctctaatgttatgacgtaataattttttcacaacttttatgaaacatcaaaatttaaatttaaacaatcaaagtattctttagattatAGTCAAGCccctacttaacaaaggcctaattttttttactaaagtaagaaaattattggtttaaatttcttgtcaagtttctccttagtacgtatttatttaatat
This genomic interval from Chrysoperla carnea chromosome 1, inChrCarn1.1, whole genome shotgun sequence contains the following:
- the LOC123291769 gene encoding histone H3.3-like type 1, whose protein sequence is MASNRSRSTGESIIWRRRNIYRRRYSYYDNIFREIRHYQRTTNSLVPKAAIVRVIKSILPQHIRIQRSAVEALQESVEVYIVQFLSDSDLCTFNAKRRTLMTKDMLLTRRIRGRADIINK